GTCATCAAGTCCATTCTTCTTCTTCGACTTCAAGGTGTCACTTTGGGAATCTGGGAACCGGAGTGGAATGGCTGAATCTGGGCAGTCTGCAGACTCCACAGGGGCACAGGGGCCCGCCTGAGGCCCCTGCAGAGCTCCACTGCACTGGGGCGAGCGAGGCCTCCATGGGGCCCGGAGACAGCAGGGGACATTTAGCTGCAGAAGATGatgaagtggaggaggaagaggatgaggaggaggaggctgctgaGGTGAGGAGGGATTCCTGGGTGAGGAGGAGCTGACCGGGGCCGGAGATGAGGGGCCACcctccagtgagcagcagccgAGGGACCGGCCCTGTGTTCACCCCCATCCCGATGCTCACCTCCCCCAGCAGCCGCCGCATCTCCTGCAGAGACGAACCCAGGAGGAGGATGTAGTTCCTGGCCAGGACCAGGGTGGAGATCTTTGAGAGCCGGCGGCCCGGAGGAGCTCCAGGCTGGTGggactgagaggaggaggcggaagAAGGTGAGGAGGCGTAAGGCACCATGACCTCCCTCAGGGCATCCATGGCAATGTTCAAGTCCTGC
This genomic interval from Seriola aureovittata isolate HTS-2021-v1 ecotype China chromosome 11, ASM2101889v1, whole genome shotgun sequence contains the following:
- the olig1 gene encoding oligodendrocyte transcription factor 1 — encoded protein: MNVLSNPVIRAQEQSLPLCGPGSVQDLPHCPPGFNLSSRLHPAPMLGLQSGQRSTKPQRELSPEEQQELRRKINSRERKRMQDLNIAMDALREVMVPYASSPSSASSSQSHQPGAPPGRRLSKISTLVLARNYILLLGSSLQEMRRLLGEVSIGMGVNTGPVPRLLLTGGWPLISGPGQLLLTQESLLTSAASSSSSSSSSTSSSSAAKCPLLSPGPMEASLAPVQWSSAGASGGPLCPCGVCRLPRFSHSTPVPRFPK